ATCTTTGTGTTgatttttcttatcttttctgTCTAGTTTACTAACATTGCTCAGTTCTGAAATCTTCAGCAATTTCTAATCTTGAAGGCATCCCGCTGACTATATGTACAATAGGCTCTACTCTGTTCTACATCACTAGTTTTCATACATATTTGTATATAGTTTTTGTACCACAGGAGAATAAGCTATAATGTTCTTTTTCTGATTAATTTGATGAATGGCTTTATGTTAAAAGCTCTACTAGTTTCCTGCTGGAcatttccagtgtttggtacaTCAAGGTACCTTTAAGTTTTGGAGCTTTATGGCTTGCAATGATCATGtggattttgtttttgctgTTGCTTGTTgcttgttcttattcttattcttttacGGTTTCAGTGTGGAAGAGGCAAAGACGAAAATTTATGCTTGTAGCACAACAACATATGTAGGCTTTCAAGTTTTGATGACAGAAGAGGAGtctaaaaaatttgaaggtAACTGTTTGTAGTGTTGATCACAAATAAAAATGGCATTTGGCCTAGATGCTGACTTTCCATTTTGTCTGAAACAGCTTTACCTGGAGTTACCTTTGTATTGCCAGATTCTTACATAGATCCAGCAAACAAGGAGTACggaggtagttttttttttttattgaaatttttagttAGAGAATACTTGCAGTTCGTATTGTAAGTTGATTTGTCCCGTTATGTTATggtgaatatttttttactttgtttgttaaaataatgagttttttttttttgagaagaccTTCCTTCCATGTTGGGCATTTCAATTTTCAGCTTAGACTAACACACTATACTTTATCAGGAGATAAATACATTAATGGTACAATTATACCTAGGCCACCACCAGTTCAGTATGGAAGGCAAGGGAGACCACGTGATCGAAGAAATAACCAAACAACGTATAATCAATCAAGACCGTCATTCGACTACCAGGCAGGAGATGGAAGGAACCGTGGCGCTCCACAAAATTATTCACCACAGCAGAATTATGGCCCTCCAGGACAAGCACCACAGCAGAATTATGGCCCACCCGGACAAGCACCACAGCAGAATTATGGCCCTCCGGGACAAGCACCACAGCAGAATTATGGCCCACCCGGACAAGCACCACAGCAGAATTATGGCCCTCCAGGACAAGCACCACGGCAGAATTATGGCCCACCAGGACAAGGAGAAAGAAGAGATCCTATGCCCATGAACAACATGAATTATGCCCCTGGAGGAACGGGCGGTTACCAGTCTGGGAGGGGAGATCCAATGCCTTCACAATACAGCAACTACAACCAAGGGCAGGGAAATTATCATCCCCAAGAACGTAGAGACTTCCCTCAAGGAAATCAGGGTGCTTATGTGCCTCCTGGGAAGGAGAATTTTATGGGAGAGAATAGGAATTATGGTCCTCCAGAGGGTGGACCTTATGGGCAAGGAGCAGGTGGATATCAAGGCCAAGGAACAGATGGAGCTTATAAGCAGGGAGCAAGTTCTGGCTATGGGCAGAGTTACCCAGGGCCTGGAGAAGGTCAAAGGTTCTCACAAGGTGAACAGAGGAACTGGCAAGGAGAGCAAAGGACCAATGCACCAATGGGACAAACGGGAAGTGACCAAGTAAGACATTCCCCTTTTAGTAACTAATGTGAACCTTTGACCTGTAGAGGACCTTTAGAATCCGATAATGAGCTGGAAAACATGATAAAATTTCCATATAATGCATTTCCCTTTTTGTGGAAAATGTGGGCTACTGAGAGTGGCCTTTCTTAAAGCCCCTTAATCATGCCCTTACAGGCTCAGATGTGGACCTATTCCTTTTGAAGTGGAAAGTTATGCTATGAAAATGGGAGTATTTCAGATGTCCTGTTGTATGTGAGATATATTGCCCATATGGGTGAGTGGTACAAAGGAGCACTTTGTTGGATTAAAAGTATTCATACACAAAAaggaatttttcaaaaataaaaaagtattcaTCCACAAAAAGGCATCTCAGTGAGAGTATTATTAGTAGCTTTTAGACAATGAACTTATGACTCATGAATTGTTCCATGCAAGCAAATAAGAACATAAAAGGGTAGAAATGTATTGCCTGATTTCTCAATTCTGAATTTACCTTTTATTCTGGATCTTAGACCTCTGGTAGAGGCCCtcataattcaaaaattcattaGAGATAATCTTTTGAAGACTGAAAGTATAGGGAATTTTTACCTCTCTTATGCCTACCACTCACTGACCCCATTTCAGTTTAGCCTTCCCTCATAATTCATAATGTGATTATTGGTTTCTGCAGGGGCGATATTGAAAACACTACGGATGGTTGTTCGAGACTAAGATGAGAAGGGATCTGTAAAGAAGATACGTTTCTCTCCTTCATTCTCACGAGCAAGGAGAAAATGCTTAGGAACTTTTGtatttcttttgaattggaaaataatttttactttaaaaaaattgtttaggaACTTTTGTAGCAttgtacttattaaaaaaaaaaaaaaaaaaggaaacttttGAGTTTGTCATGGTAAATAGTCTgccttttttattctttggtgCTCTTTATTTGATTGTTGACTTTGAACCGGCAACTTTCATTTTTGAAGcttaaaacttcaatttttgcTTCCATCCAATTCTATGTGATTGTTGTCTTTGGAAGCAAAGTCAGTGTTTTATGGATCTTTTCTCCAATTGAATTCTCACTCAATTGAACCCTTTTTTATACTTGAATAAGTCATTGCAATAGATCAAGTTGGATGATGCTTCACTAACAACAATTACCaatgttagagcatccacatcagttggtgAATATTcttctataatacaaaaattcttCCATTTTACACATTATGGccaaaaaacacccacatcagtgggtgtaaagttgtgcaaaattgtgaaaattcacctacgagctacagtaaccgtgtaaatatacacggctaTTGTAGCtcattcattcattattttatcaattttcgGTTCACtcgttttttttctctcttctccgtgctcaacaaactcagTAATGtctctcctcatcttcttctttttcttcaaatgcacacaaacacactcacacacaaacacatccacacagataaatcaacacagagatacacttgctcaaaaaaaaaaaaaaaaaaaagagagagagagatatacaAACACAGATCGGTGCTGGACTAGATCAGAGCTAGGGAGATCTTGGATCTgatcggtgcttgtggatcGAAGCTAGGGAGATCGATGCTCGTCGGTTGGTGGTGGGAGATCGGTGCTCGTCAGTTGGGGGTGAGAGATCAGTGCTCGTCGGTTAGGGGTGGGAGATCGATGCTCGTCGGTTAGGGATAAGAGATCCATGCTTATCGGTTGGGGGTGGAAGATCGATGCTCGTTAGCTAGGGGTGAGAGATCAGTACTCGTCGGTTGGGGGTGGGAGATCGGTGCTCGTCAGTTGGGGGTGGGAGGCTAAGGGTCAGTGGTGGAGGAGAGAGGGAGGGGCGAAGGAAAGAGGGAGGCCGAATCGATGGAGGGCTGAGGCGGCGAGATGGATCGGTGGCAACGGCGGGCTGGGTGAGGCAGCTGTGAGGGAGAGAGTGAGGGAAGGAGAGGAACGGGTGAGACTATTTTTTGATACAGAACaggtgagacttgagagagctGAAAAAGTAAAATGATAGAGGAACCGATGAGAGAGTGactattaataaataataataaaaacaataaataatattttttaattagaatagaTGTGTAAACTAAataaactgatgtgagtgttttgaaaatgtagtagtgtaaaatagaaaaatgaggtttttagtgtaaaatagatgaaaattttaaacgaactgatgtggttgctcttcgACGATAATAATGTTGAGTTTGGAAACATGCCATTTGCTACTATCTCATATgctttgaatttgaaatgaaCAAACTCTGAATTTATGCAGCTGTGCTTTTAAAATCGAAGGATGTTATTCACAAACATGATAATGTAATCGTGGCCGTTAGGAAGGAATTAAGGCTGTAATGATTACAGTTTTACACGAGATTatcatttaagaaaaattattattccaCAAATTTACTCTTTCTAGGGGGACAAATATTATCCTATCATAAAACCAAATTATGGATGACAGTAATATATGATCTCGGAAAAGGATTTTGATTAAATGGGATTTGGAATGACACTTTGAGATTGATGTCATTATAGAGATTTGGAAGCAGAGGATGAAGTTTGGCAATAAACATggttatagtttaaaattacaACTCCACTTAATATATTCTTATTAGatgcgaattttgacaaatacactgttagattacattttcttcttatatatttcaAGTTTgcataattttcataaaattaaagatcaataattatgttatcaatcaaatgtttaaatttcaagtttttgttatctaaaattatgtataaaaaaaagtttataaatcaaatagtaaataaaattcgATTAGCATGAAATTTTACATGTGTACTAAGAATAtaaaaacatgcaatctaatagttagatttttcaaaatatgtatttatattaatttttttaaaataggattTGTAGTCTTAAACTACAATTaagtttgtaactaaactttatcttTATAGAGATTGATTTTGCATATTTGttcttaaaacatttttttttaaacacaaataaactTTCACAATTCAAACAACGATGTGGTTGCCAAAAATACTCCTCCTCCTCCtaaatttaacaaaactttcttaggaatctctccttatcaaaataaatgaagaaactCTATTTTAtggtgaaaaaaattgtatatggTGTTACCTTATTTAAAAggttaaattaaaaattatattctttaactttgatttttttttttttcattttcattatattgttttaaaatttttttttcatttcaatcattTAACTTATCCAAAAATTCTGAAATGTTTATGCTAATGCTAGAAACACAACATCCTTAAATTTGCCTTACCTCCTTACACATGGTCTCATGCCATATACGTTTGTTATCTCACTAGCAATATTCCTCATTTTTATCctaaaatttttggtaaaattcttttatatatatatatatatatatatatatatatatattctttatttgttcaaattcaTTCGGTGACTTTTGACGTATGACAAGtcagaaatctttttttttttttttttttgagaaaaaaaaaggtgaccGTTTGAATGACAAGTCAGAAATCTTTAGTACACTAACTTTGGAAGAAGACATTTGAATGAAGTGACCGTTTTCTGTGGAGATGGCATGGTTCCCATTCGTTTCCTCGGACTTTTTCCCGCCATTTtcggttctctctctctctctctctcactctttctcatGTGGGTGTCTGCTAAATTTTTTCTCTCATCCCAAACAAAAcaacccaaaaagaagaaaaagaaaaaagaaatagtctTGAAGCTCTGTCACAGACAGTCAGGTCATAATTTCTTGATCCTTTACTTATTAATTATACTCATCTCATTATTGAATTCaagatctcttttttttttttttgtattcatattttagattatttaattatgatgatgatgttgttacAAGTACAACTAAGTTGATGAAATTAAGTGTCTGGGTTTTGCTTTTgtgatttatttgatttttttttttttttttgggtctgtCACATGTTGTGATTTATGGTGTGGAAATTTATTAATAGGAAATGGTAGAGAaagcaaatcaaacaaaatctttgttgtttgatttttttcattcattgtATCTGAGGAGATAGTCTTGAGCTCAAACTCTATATCCACTTTAtcctcccatttaaaatgttaaaaatctcaCATGTTAGACACCACTTATTA
This genomic stretch from Castanea sativa cultivar Marrone di Chiusa Pesio chromosome 1, ASM4071231v1 harbors:
- the LOC142618543 gene encoding uncharacterized protein LOC142618543 — protein: MALLYSLRLRRTLTSLSTLHRSLPSISTSTSTSTPLLHGPTSSTATSSFSNLLAKSQPFRSSTIALYSSRSTYNPNSNEEIGPDTILFEGCDYNHWLIVMDFGKENRLSPEEMVRAYEETCAKGLNISVEEAKTKIYACSTTTYVGFQVLMTEEESKKFEALPGVTFVLPDSYIDPANKEYGGDKYINGTIIPRPPPVQYGRQGRPRDRRNNQTTYNQSRPSFDYQAGDGRNRGAPQNYSPQQNYGPPGQAPQQNYGPPGQAPQQNYGPPGQAPQQNYGPPGQAPQQNYGPPGQAPRQNYGPPGQGERRDPMPMNNMNYAPGGTGGYQSGRGDPMPSQYSNYNQGQGNYHPQERRDFPQGNQGAYVPPGKENFMGENRNYGPPEGGPYGQGAGGYQGQGTDGAYKQGASSGYGQSYPGPGEGQRFSQGEQRNWQGEQRTNAPMGQTGSDQGRY